The DNA segment GTGAGCGCCAAGGCGCTGGCCATGGCGAGCGACAAGCCGCTCATCGCGATCAATCATCTCGAAGGGCACGCGCTGAGCCCGCGGCTTGCCGCTCCGGCGCTCGGATTCCCCTATATCCTGCTGCTGGTCTCGGGCGGGCATTGCCAGATCCTGCGAGTCGAGGGAGTGGGCCGATACCGGCGGCTCGCGACCACCATCGACGATGCGCTGGGCGAAGCCTTCGACAAGACCGCCAAGATCCTCGGCCTCGGCTTCCCCGGCGGCCCGGCGGTCGAGCGCCTGGCGGCCGAGGGAGATCCCGTCGCGGTCCCCCTCCCCCGCCCGCTCTTGGGAAGTGCGGAGCCGCATTTCTCCTTCGCGGGGCTCAAGAGCGCGGTGCTGCGTGCACAACAATCCTGCACCCACAACGCAGCCGACATCGCGGCCAGTTTCCAGCAGGCGGCAATCGACTGCGTAACCGATCGGTTGCGTGTCGCGCTCGCCAGGACTGCCCCGGCCCCCACGCTGGTGGTGGCCGGCGGGGTCGCGGCCAATGCCCGCGTGCGCAAGGCGCTCCAGGCGCTGTCGGTCGAACACGACATGGGTTTTTCCGCACCGCCCCCTGCGCTCTGCACTGACAATGCCGCGATGATCGCCTGGGCAGGCTGCGAGCGGCTGGCATTGCCCGACTTTCGCCCGGATCCGCTCGATACGGCCGCGCGCCCGCGCTGGCCGCTCGATCCCGAGGCCGAGCCCGTTCGCGGTGCGGGGGTAAAGGCGTGAGGATCGGGGTGCTCGGCGGCGGGGCCTGGGGGACGGCGCTGGCGCAGATGCTCGCCTCCGAGGGGCGCGAGGTGCTGCTGTGGGCGTTCGAACCGGCGGTCGTCGAAGCGATCAACCGCGATCATCGCAATCCCGATTATCTGCCCGCCGCCGCCCTCTCGCCCACGATCCGCGCCACCGGCGATCTTCTCGAAATGGCCTCGCTCGACAGCCTGCTGGTGGTTACCCCCGCGCAGCACATGGGCCGCGTGCTTGGCGCCATGGGCAAGCATCCGCGCGATCTGGTGCTGTGCTCCAAAGGCATCGACGCCGAGACGGGCAATCTGCTGCACCATCTCGCCGCCAGCATCGCGCCTGCGAGCGAGGTCGCGGTCCTTTCCGGCCCCACCTTCGCGCATGAAGTCGCCGCCGGGCTCCCCACCGCGGTCACGCTCGCCTGCGGGGGCGGAGAGGCGCAGTGGCAGCGGCTCGCCCCGGCGATAGCGCGCCCCGCCTTCCGCCCCTATTTCTCCGACGACCTCGCCGGCGCGGAAATCGGCGGGGCGGTCAAGAACGTGCTCGCGATCGCCTGCGGCGTGGTCGAGGGGCTGGCGCTGGGCCAGAACGCGCGCGCGGCGCTGATCGCGCGCGGCTATGCCGAAATGCTGCGCTTCGGCGAGGCGCTGGGCGCGCGGGCGGAGACGCTCTCCGGGCTGTGCGGACTCGGCGATCTGGTCCTCACCTGCTCCAGCACCGCGAGCCGGAATTTCTCGCTCGGCAAGGCGCTTGGAGAAGGGGGCGATCCAATGGCCTTGATGGCCGACCGCCGCACCGTGGCCGAAGGCGCCTTCACTGCCCCGGTGCTCGCGCGCATGGCCGCCGAGCGGCGCGTCGCCATGCCGATCGTGGAGGCAACCCTGCGGCTCCTCGGGGGCGATCCTGCGGGTGAGGTGGTCGCCGCTCTGCTCGCTCGACCCCTGCGCGCCGAAAGCGTTCTGGGGGGCGGACCCTGACCACCAGCGACCCTGCGGCGCCCGCTGCCGCGACGGATGCGCGCGACGCCGATATCGCGGCGCTGGCCAAGGGCGGGCGGCAGAACTTCGCCGGCTTCCTGATGCGCCTTGCCGCGCGCATCCCGTTCCTGCTCATCGCCGGACGGCTTTACGGCGCCGAATCGCTGGGCCGCTTCGCCTCCGCCCTGGTGATCGTGGAGCTGGCCGCGCAGCTCGCCTCGCTCGGCGAGAAGCGCGGCCTCGCGCAGCGGCTGGCCAATGCGGGCGAGGCCCATCCCGCCAATGTGGTGTGGGAAGGCATGCTGCTCGCCGCCACGCTGTCGGCGGGGGCCATGCTGCTCCTGTGGTTCTTGCCCGCGCCGCTGTTTCCGAGCGGCGGCTATAGCGATCTCGACCTCCTGATCGTGCTCGCCATCCCGGGCTTTGCGCTTACGGAGATCCTGCTGGCGGCCCAGGCCTACCGCTTCGATGTCGCGACCACGGTGCGCGCCCGCGCCCTGGTCGAGCCGTGGACGATCTCGATCGCTGCGGGCCTGTTTTGGTTATGGGAACCGACCCGCGCGGCGGGGCTGGGGCTCGCTTACCTCGCATCGATCTATGCCGGCCTTGTGACCGCATTTATTCCGTTCCTGCGCCATTACGGCCTGCCGCAGGCGCTGTCGCTCAGGCCCAGGGGGCTGGCACGCACAGTTTCGCGCGCTGCGCCCCTGGCCGCCGCCGATGCAATCGAATGGGGCACCCGGCGGCTCGACCTCTTCATCCTCGGCCTCTTCGCGGGACCGGTTGTGGTCGGCATCTATTACGCCGTCCAGCAGGTCGCGAGCCTGCCGCAAAAGCTCAAGACCAGTTTCGAGCCGATCCTGGGCCCCGTGATCACCGGCAATCTGAAGACGCGCGATTATGCCGCGATCGCGCGCCACGTCAGCCAGGTGGGGTTCTGGATCATCGCCATGCAGGTCGGGATCGCGCTCGCGCTCGGCATTCCGGGTGAGGCGGTGATGGGCCTGCTCGGTCCCAATTTCGTCGGCGGCACCGGCGCGCTCGCCTTCCTGCTGCTCGCCGAAGTGGCCGCGGCGACCGCCGTGATCGCGGAGGCGGTGCTGATCTATATCGCGCGGGTCCGCAATCTCATCGTCTCGGCCGCCACCATCGCGCTGCAGGGCGTGCTGACGGTGGCTCTGATCCTCGCCTTCCGGGACGCGGGCTATCCCGAAACCTATCAGGCGGCGGGCGCCGCCATGGCCCTGCTGGTGGCGCTGTCCTTCGCCAGCCTTCTGAAGGCGCGCATGGCCTCGCGCCTGTTGGGTCATCGGGTCTCCGCCTTCCGCTGGCCTTTGGTCTGGGCGGCGGGGCCGGCGGTCCTGGTCGGCCATGGCGCGACATATCTTCCCGAATGGCTGGAACTGGCGGTTGGCGCGCCCGCGATTCTGGCGGTCTACGGCTTGGTCATCTGGCGGCGCGGCTTCGGGCCGGAGGATCGGGCCCTGTTCCGCCGCGCCGGCTGATACTTGGCGCGGCGGGGGCGCGGCGTTACACAGCCTGGCCGAACGAAGGGGTGGGACCATGGAATTCGTCGAGACAAACTGGCTGCTGATCCTCCTGGGCGCGCTCGCGGTGATCGCGGTGGCCTGGTACATCTTCCATGCGACCCGGCGCACCACCATCGCGGGAGAGCGGCGCGACGTCCTCGACGAAGGGGCCGCGCCGGCGCCACGCAATCAGGCGCTGATCGATACCCCCCCGCCCGGCCCGGCCCCAGGCCCCTCCGTGACCCCCGCTACCACCGCGCCAGAGGGCAGCGACCTCACCCGCATCAAGGGCGTCGGGCCCAAGCTCGTGGCCGAACTCGCCGCGCTCGGCGTGACCCGGGTCGAGCAGGTGGCGAGCTGGACCAAGGCCGATGAGGAGCGGATCGACGCGCAGCTCGGCCGCTTCCAGGGCCGCGTCGCGCGTGACGAATGGGTGGCGCAGGCCAAGCTGCTAAGCACGGGCGATGCGGCGGGCTACGCCCAGCGCTTCGGCAACACCAGCTGACTCGACAGGCCCGCGACTCGCGGGTTACACTCGTGGTTACCCGGGCCGCCGCATTCATACGGGAGTCGAAACCATGGCACAGCCGGTTATCCTCGTTGCCGAGGACGAACCCATCATCGCGCACGACCTGTGCGACACGGTGGAGGAAGCCGGCTTTACCGTGGCCGGCCCCTTCGACGACGCCTCGAGTGCGATGGCATCCTTCCGCGAACACAAGCCCGATGTCGCGATCCTCGATGTCAATCTCCAGGGCGGCACCGCTTATCGCCTCGCCGAACAGATGATGGAGGAGGACGTGCCCGTGATCTTCCATTCCGGCCAGGTCAGCTCCGACGAGGTCCATGCGCTCTATCCCAAGGCGGCGACGCTGTCGAAGCCGTGCCCGCCCAATGTGATCATCGAGACGGTGCAGCAGGCGCTCGACAACGGGTGACCGGGGGCTGAGCGCGGCGCTTGCTTGCCGCCGCCCCGCCTGACATGGGCGCGGGGCGACTAGCAAAGGAGCGTCTGCGTGGCCGGGATGGCGCCGTTCGACTGGGAGGATCCCTTCCGGCTCGACGAACAACTTACCGAAGAAGAGCGGATGATCCGCGACGCAGCGCGAGGCTTCGCGCAGGACACGCTGCAACCGCGCGTGTCCGAAGGTTTTTCAAAAGAGCTCGATGCGCCCGACCTGTTCCCGTTGATGGGGGAAGCCGGACTGCTCGGCGCGACGGTGCCCGAGGAATACGGCGGCGCGGGGGCGAGCTATGTCGCCTATGGCCTCATCGCGCGCGAGATCGAGCGGGTGGACTCGGGCTACCGCTCGATGGCGAGCGTGCAGTCGAGCCTCGTGATGTATCCGATCCACGCTTATGGCTCGGAGGAGCAGAAGCGCCGCTATCTCCCCGGCCTCGCGCGGGGCGAGCTGATCGGCTGCTTTGGCCTTACCGAGCCCGATGCAGGCTCCGACCCCGCGGGCATGAAGACCGTCGCCCGCGCCGATGGCGATGGCTACCGCATCTCAGGCTCGAAGACCTGGATCAGCAACTCGCCCTTCGCCGATGTCTTCGTCGTCTGGGCGAAGAGCGAACGTCACGGCGGGGCGATCCGCGGCTTCGTGCTCGACAAGGGCATGGCCGGGCTCTCCGCCCCCCGGATCGAGGGCAAGCTTTCCCTGCGCGCCAGCACCACCGGCATGATCGTGATGGAGGACGTGCGCCTGCCCGCCGAGGCGCTGCTGCCGCAAGTGCAGGGGCTGAAGGGCCCGTTCGGCTGTCTCAACCGCGCGCGCTACGGCATTTCCTGGGGGGCGATGGGGGCGGCGGAGTTCTGCCTCCATGCCGCGCGGCAATATGGGCTCGACCGCCAGCAGTTCGGCGTGCCGCTCGCTTCCAAGCAGCTCTATCAACTGAAGCTCGCCGACATGATGAGCGAGATCGCACTCGGCCTTCAGGCGAGCTTGCGCGTCGGGCGGCTGATGGACGAGGGGACGTTCGCGCCCGAGATGATCTCGATCGTCAAGCGCAACAATGTCGGCAAGGCGCTCGATATCGCCCGCAAGGCGCGCGATATGCACGGCGGCAACGGTATCAGCGGCGAATATCAGGTGATGCGCCACATGGTGAACCTTGAAACGGTGAACACCTATGAAGGCACGCATGATGTCCACGCGCTGATCCTGGGCCGCGCGGTCACGGGCATCCCCGCGTTCTGATGAAGCTGTTCGGCTACTTCCACAGCTCGACCAGCTATCGCCTGAGGATCGCGCTGAACCTCAAGGGGCTGGCATACGAGAACGTGCCGGTGAACCTCGTCGCAGGCGAGCAGAAGGCGGCCGATTACGTTGCGCGCGACCCGTTCGGCTCGGTGCCGCTGCTGGAGGCGGGAGGCCGGGCGCGGGCACAGTCGATGGCGCAGCTCGCATGGCTGGACGAAGCCTATCCAGAGCCCCCACTGCTGCCCCGCGATCTCGAGGCCCGCTTCACCGCGCGCGAGCTCGCCTATGCCATCGCCACCGAGACCCATGCGGTCAACAATCTTCCGGTGCTGAACTATCTCAAGAGCGCATTCGGCGCCTCGGCCGAGCAGACCGGAGCATGGTATCGCCATTGGCTTGACCGCACCTTCGCACCGATCGAGGCGCGCCTCGCCGAGCATGGTGCCGGCGATTTCCTCTTCGAGCGGCCCGGACTGTTCGAAGTGGTTCTGCTGCCCCAGCTCTACAATGCCCGGCGTTTCGAGCTCGACCTCGCACCCTACCCCCGCATGACGCGGATCGAGGCAGCGTGCCTCGCACTCGAGGCGTTCCAGCGCGCCCACCCCGACAATCAAGCCGACAATCCGGAAAAGGCCTCGACATGAAACTCGCCAGCTTCAACGACGGCAGCCGCGACGGGAAGCTCGTCGTCGTCTCGAAGGATTTGACGCGATGCTGCGCCGCCGGGCTGATCGCGCCGACGCTGCAATTCGCGCTCGACAACTGGGCGCGGATCGCTCCCCGGCTCGAAGCGCTCTACCGTGATGTCGAGCATCAGGCGGTTCCCTGCGACCGCTTCCACGAGCGCGAGGCCTTGAGCCCCCTCCCCCGCGCCTACCAGTGGGCGGACGGCAGTGCCTATATCAACCATGTCGAGCTGGTCCGAAAAGCGCGCGGGGCGGAGGTGCCCGAAAGCTTCTACCACGATCCGCTGATGTATCAGGGGGGCAGCGACGGTTTCCTCGCGCCCCGGCAGGACATACCGCTCGGCGATCCCGCCTGGGGCTGCGACATGGAAGGCGAGATCGCCTGCATCACCGACGATGTGCCGATGGGCGTCTCCGCGGAAGATGCGGCAGGCCACATCAAGCTGCTTATGCTTGTCAACGATGTAAGCCTGCGCGGGCTCATCCCGGGCGAGCTGGCCAAAGGCTTCGGCTTCTTCCAGTCCAAGCCCGCCAGCGCCTTTTCGCCGGTGGCGGTAACGCCCGACGAGCTGGCCGAGGCCTGGGCGGGAAATGTCATCCATCTCCCTCTGATGGTTGACTATAACGGCCAGCCCTTCGGCCGGGCCAATGCGGGGAAGGACGCGACCTTCAGTCTCGCCGACCTCATCGCGCATGCAGCGAAGACCCGCAATCTTTGTGGGGGTTCGATCATCGGCAGCGGTACGATTTCGAACCAGGGGCCGGAGGGCGACCCCGGCAAACCGGTCAGCGAAGGCGGCGCGGGCTATAGCTGCATCGCCGAAATCCGCATGATCGAACAGATCGGCACCGGCGAGCCCAGGACGCGCTTCATGCAGGCCGGCGACACCGTCCGCGTCGAAATGCGCGATGCCGCCGGCCATTCGATTTTCGGCGCGATCGAGCAGACGGTAGTCGCGGTCTGACCATGGCAGGCGCTAGACCGGCATCGTGAAGGCAAAACGGGTCGCGGTCTCGTCCGAGGTCACCTCCACCCGGCCGCCATGGGCCCTGGCGATCTCGCTGACGATGAAGAGGCCCAGCCCCAGGCCCTGGCGGCTCTCGCGCGCCCCGCCGCGGAAGAAGGGGTGAAAGAGGTTTTCGCGCACCTCCTCGGGAATGGGCGCGCCGCGGTTTGTCACCGACAAGGTGAACGCTTCGGGTAGCGAGCGCGCTTCCAGTTCGACCGGATGCCCGGCATCGCCATGCATGATGGCGTTCGACAGCAGGTTGGCCGCAAGCTGGCCGAGCCGCTGACGGTCACACTTCAGCGGTTCGAGTATATCGATGAGGGCCTCGATCCCGCGCCCCGGCGCGGCCGCGCGGACCTCGGCGACCACCTGCTCCAGGACGGGGGTGAAGGGCGCGCGATCGTCCGGATCGAGGATCAGCCCGCCCCCCAGCCGCCCGCGCGCGAAATCAAGCACGTCGTCGATCAGCGCACTGGCGCGGCCGAGGCTCCTCTGCATCTCGCCCAGCACGGTGCGGCCGCGCTCGGACAAGACCTCCTTGCCCAGCATCCTCGCCCCCGCGCCGATCGCGGCAAGCGGATTGC comes from the Qipengyuania sediminis genome and includes:
- a CDS encoding PAS domain-containing sensor histidine kinase, which produces MSEPPPADEDLSDLYEDAPCGYLSLTPSGRIARLNLTLSQWLGRAPGELAGRSFFDIVSFGGRIAYETHLAPMLRLRGHVDEIALDLLGASGEKIPVIANAREKRAPGGAHAMTRITLFKAVERRQYEHSLLEARYRAEAAAAGEQETARLREQFIAVLGHDLRNPLAAIGAGARMLGKEVLSERGRTVLGEMQRSLGRASALIDDVLDFARGRLGGGLILDPDDRAPFTPVLEQVVAEVRAAAPGRGIEALIDILEPLKCDRQRLGQLAANLLSNAIMHGDAGHPVELEARSLPEAFTLSVTNRGAPIPEEVRENLFHPFFRGGARESRQGLGLGLFIVSEIARAHGGRVEVTSDETATRFAFTMPV
- a CDS encoding response regulator yields the protein MAQPVILVAEDEPIIAHDLCDTVEEAGFTVAGPFDDASSAMASFREHKPDVAILDVNLQGGTAYRLAEQMMEEDVPVIFHSGQVSSDEVHALYPKAATLSKPCPPNVIIETVQQALDNG
- a CDS encoding fumarylacetoacetate hydrolase family protein, whose amino-acid sequence is MKLASFNDGSRDGKLVVVSKDLTRCCAAGLIAPTLQFALDNWARIAPRLEALYRDVEHQAVPCDRFHEREALSPLPRAYQWADGSAYINHVELVRKARGAEVPESFYHDPLMYQGGSDGFLAPRQDIPLGDPAWGCDMEGEIACITDDVPMGVSAEDAAGHIKLLMLVNDVSLRGLIPGELAKGFGFFQSKPASAFSPVAVTPDELAEAWAGNVIHLPLMVDYNGQPFGRANAGKDATFSLADLIAHAAKTRNLCGGSIIGSGTISNQGPEGDPGKPVSEGGAGYSCIAEIRMIEQIGTGEPRTRFMQAGDTVRVEMRDAAGHSIFGAIEQTVVAV
- a CDS encoding NAD(P)H-dependent glycerol-3-phosphate dehydrogenase, encoding MRIGVLGGGAWGTALAQMLASEGREVLLWAFEPAVVEAINRDHRNPDYLPAAALSPTIRATGDLLEMASLDSLLVVTPAQHMGRVLGAMGKHPRDLVLCSKGIDAETGNLLHHLAASIAPASEVAVLSGPTFAHEVAAGLPTAVTLACGGGEAQWQRLAPAIARPAFRPYFSDDLAGAEIGGAVKNVLAIACGVVEGLALGQNARAALIARGYAEMLRFGEALGARAETLSGLCGLGDLVLTCSSTASRNFSLGKALGEGGDPMALMADRRTVAEGAFTAPVLARMAAERRVAMPIVEATLRLLGGDPAGEVVAALLARPLRAESVLGGGP
- a CDS encoding lipopolysaccharide biosynthesis protein; this encodes MRLAARIPFLLIAGRLYGAESLGRFASALVIVELAAQLASLGEKRGLAQRLANAGEAHPANVVWEGMLLAATLSAGAMLLLWFLPAPLFPSGGYSDLDLLIVLAIPGFALTEILLAAQAYRFDVATTVRARALVEPWTISIAAGLFWLWEPTRAAGLGLAYLASIYAGLVTAFIPFLRHYGLPQALSLRPRGLARTVSRAAPLAAADAIEWGTRRLDLFILGLFAGPVVVGIYYAVQQVASLPQKLKTSFEPILGPVITGNLKTRDYAAIARHVSQVGFWIIAMQVGIALALGIPGEAVMGLLGPNFVGGTGALAFLLLAEVAAATAVIAEAVLIYIARVRNLIVSAATIALQGVLTVALILAFRDAGYPETYQAAGAAMALLVALSFASLLKARMASRLLGHRVSAFRWPLVWAAGPAVLVGHGATYLPEWLELAVGAPAILAVYGLVIWRRGFGPEDRALFRRAG
- the tsaD gene encoding tRNA (adenosine(37)-N6)-threonylcarbamoyltransferase complex transferase subunit TsaD, which codes for MALVLGIESSCDETAAALVTSDRQILAQRIASQDAAHAPYGGVVPEIAARAHAERLAPLIAGVLDDAGVTLAGCDAVAATAGPGLIGGVIVGLVSAKALAMASDKPLIAINHLEGHALSPRLAAPALGFPYILLLVSGGHCQILRVEGVGRYRRLATTIDDALGEAFDKTAKILGLGFPGGPAVERLAAEGDPVAVPLPRPLLGSAEPHFSFAGLKSAVLRAQQSCTHNAADIAASFQQAAIDCVTDRLRVALARTAPAPTLVVAGGVAANARVRKALQALSVEHDMGFSAPPPALCTDNAAMIAWAGCERLALPDFRPDPLDTAARPRWPLDPEAEPVRGAGVKA
- a CDS encoding acyl-CoA dehydrogenase, which translates into the protein MAPFDWEDPFRLDEQLTEEERMIRDAARGFAQDTLQPRVSEGFSKELDAPDLFPLMGEAGLLGATVPEEYGGAGASYVAYGLIAREIERVDSGYRSMASVQSSLVMYPIHAYGSEEQKRRYLPGLARGELIGCFGLTEPDAGSDPAGMKTVARADGDGYRISGSKTWISNSPFADVFVVWAKSERHGGAIRGFVLDKGMAGLSAPRIEGKLSLRASTTGMIVMEDVRLPAEALLPQVQGLKGPFGCLNRARYGISWGAMGAAEFCLHAARQYGLDRQQFGVPLASKQLYQLKLADMMSEIALGLQASLRVGRLMDEGTFAPEMISIVKRNNVGKALDIARKARDMHGGNGISGEYQVMRHMVNLETVNTYEGTHDVHALILGRAVTGIPAF
- the maiA gene encoding maleylacetoacetate isomerase, which gives rise to MKLFGYFHSSTSYRLRIALNLKGLAYENVPVNLVAGEQKAADYVARDPFGSVPLLEAGGRARAQSMAQLAWLDEAYPEPPLLPRDLEARFTARELAYAIATETHAVNNLPVLNYLKSAFGASAEQTGAWYRHWLDRTFAPIEARLAEHGAGDFLFERPGLFEVVLLPQLYNARRFELDLAPYPRMTRIEAACLALEAFQRAHPDNQADNPEKAST